A portion of the Blastopirellula sediminis genome contains these proteins:
- a CDS encoding substrate-binding domain-containing protein, whose amino-acid sequence MLDLNWPYKRHASVYAGTQKYVEEQGWESVIDEYVYDSISSARNKGEVPYDGIIARASKLLAERTRNLELPVVNVWSSSPVRDLLPSVFPDYEASGHMRAEHLLSRGLRKFACLGCRTDSSDVFEIAAFQNAVQEYGYACQTAWIPLAFSQTLKKWKDSAETIDAWMQRWSSPIGVFVGGDQLGRMVVQKCRERGLRVPEDVAIIAGRNEEVLCERPSPSITSVEMGFERVGYEAARLLGHLMDGGEPPRRPLLLQPEGLVVRESTDFFAVQDELVAAALEFIAKNSHSRIGQDDVARALAVETRTLQNRFRKVLGQPIAATVRKVRLERAKRELAQTDRSLKNIARDVGFGSPMRMYELFKRELGVTPIEFRRQRRI is encoded by the coding sequence ATGCTTGACCTGAACTGGCCCTACAAGCGACATGCGAGCGTCTATGCCGGCACCCAGAAATACGTCGAAGAGCAGGGGTGGGAGTCAGTCATCGACGAATATGTGTACGATTCGATCTCTTCGGCTCGGAATAAGGGAGAGGTTCCCTACGATGGCATCATCGCCAGAGCGTCGAAGCTACTTGCCGAACGGACCCGTAACTTGGAACTACCGGTCGTTAACGTCTGGTCGAGTTCCCCTGTTCGCGACTTACTACCTAGCGTATTTCCGGACTATGAAGCGTCCGGTCACATGCGGGCCGAACATCTATTGTCACGCGGCCTGCGAAAGTTCGCTTGCTTGGGATGTCGAACCGACTCGTCCGACGTCTTCGAGATCGCCGCGTTTCAAAATGCGGTTCAAGAGTACGGTTACGCGTGTCAAACGGCCTGGATTCCACTTGCGTTTTCCCAGACGCTAAAGAAGTGGAAAGACTCGGCGGAGACGATCGACGCTTGGATGCAGCGGTGGAGTTCACCCATTGGCGTCTTTGTCGGCGGCGATCAACTGGGCCGCATGGTCGTCCAAAAATGTCGTGAACGAGGTTTGCGAGTTCCTGAAGACGTGGCGATTATCGCAGGACGCAATGAAGAAGTGCTCTGCGAACGGCCTAGCCCGTCCATCACGAGCGTCGAAATGGGATTTGAGCGGGTCGGTTACGAAGCGGCGCGACTGTTGGGGCATTTGATGGACGGGGGCGAACCGCCTCGCAGGCCCTTATTGCTTCAGCCAGAGGGACTCGTCGTCCGCGAGTCGACCGATTTTTTCGCCGTCCAAGACGAGTTAGTCGCCGCAGCCCTGGAGTTTATCGCCAAGAACAGTCACAGCCGGATTGGTCAGGATGACGTCGCACGTGCGCTCGCCGTCGAAACGCGAACCTTGCAAAACCGGTTTCGCAAGGTCTTGGGACAGCCGATCGCCGCGACTGTTCGCAAGGTCCGACTGGAGCGAGCGAAACGAGAACTGGCGCAAACGGACCGCTCGCTGAAGAACATTGCTCGCGATGTTGGCTTCGGTTCGCCGATGCGAATGTACGAGCTGTTCAAGCGAGAGTTAGGCGTCACGCCGATCGAGTTTCGGCGGCAACGGAGAATCTGA
- a CDS encoding Ig-like domain-containing protein yields MEGIITLNGEPIEGVSLNFVPRAMIRPSVAQTDSSGRYRARFVSTQSGVALGPCVVELSIYRGDSPRNYLPKQFNLQAEANPDFNLEVTESGLVFNYDIVYAGDIPPN; encoded by the coding sequence GTGGAAGGAATAATCACCCTCAACGGCGAGCCGATCGAAGGGGTCTCGCTCAACTTTGTCCCTCGAGCGATGATTCGTCCCTCCGTCGCTCAAACCGACTCCAGCGGAAGATACCGCGCCCGATTCGTTTCGACGCAATCAGGCGTCGCGCTCGGCCCCTGCGTCGTCGAGTTGTCGATTTATCGCGGCGACTCTCCCCGCAACTATTTACCGAAACAGTTCAACCTCCAAGCGGAGGCGAATCCTGACTTCAATTTAGAAGTCACCGAAAGCGGACTCGTCTTCAACTACGACATCGTCTACGCCGGCGATATCCCTCCAAACTAG
- a CDS encoding DUF1559 domain-containing protein: MKCRSRGFTLVELLVVIAIIGVLIALLLPAVQQAREAARRMSCTNNLKQIAIAAHNHHDTYGSFPTGFPDSVVSDAGNPEFAWNVDLFPFMELNNEYDALGASKVKLYEILNALGDLPGSTPVSGYPTQYQGFVYATSSFLEVWNCPSSANELFTSFSDGSFTDGNGTTYSNRYRRDEGVARATYVGCNGRNSNTGSADGGGIFVYNKSFKFRDIVDGTSNTFMVGEKGIPQSDKDTPSWLGVPKSPGNTIPPSCVTSTVAFPLNPGLSNPNTERFSFSSFHPGGGQFAFIDGSVHFISETISFSTNSSNLGTYQRLGDRRDGVPVGEY, translated from the coding sequence ATGAAATGTCGGTCTCGCGGGTTCACATTAGTTGAACTACTTGTCGTAATTGCCATCATCGGCGTCTTAATTGCCTTGCTTTTACCTGCCGTCCAACAAGCGCGCGAAGCGGCGCGACGGATGTCGTGCACCAACAATCTGAAGCAGATTGCGATTGCCGCGCACAACCACCATGACACCTATGGGAGTTTCCCAACCGGCTTTCCCGATTCCGTCGTTTCGGATGCCGGCAATCCTGAGTTCGCGTGGAACGTCGACTTGTTTCCTTTCATGGAGTTGAACAACGAGTACGACGCGCTCGGCGCCAGCAAAGTGAAGCTGTATGAAATCTTGAACGCCCTCGGCGACCTTCCCGGATCAACTCCGGTTTCCGGCTATCCGACTCAGTATCAAGGCTTCGTATACGCGACGAGTAGCTTTCTGGAAGTCTGGAACTGCCCGAGTTCGGCCAATGAGTTGTTCACGTCATTCAGCGACGGTTCATTCACCGATGGGAACGGTACGACGTACAGCAACCGCTACCGTCGCGATGAAGGAGTCGCTCGCGCGACCTACGTCGGCTGCAACGGCCGCAACTCCAACACCGGCAGCGCCGATGGCGGCGGCATCTTCGTTTACAACAAGAGCTTTAAGTTTCGAGATATCGTCGACGGCACCAGCAACACCTTCATGGTCGGCGAGAAAGGGATTCCCCAAAGCGACAAAGATACGCCGAGTTGGCTAGGCGTGCCGAAATCCCCTGGCAATACCATCCCTCCGTCCTGCGTCACCAGCACGGTAGCGTTCCCGCTGAATCCCGGGTTGAGCAACCCCAACACCGAACGCTTCTCCTTCAGCAGTTTCCATCCCGGCGGAGGACAGTTCGCATTCATCGACGGGTCGGTTCATTTCATCTCGGAAACGATAAGTTTCAGCACCAATAGCAGCAACCTAGGCACCTACCAACGACTAGGCGACCGACGTGACGGCGTCCCGGTTGGCGAATACTAA
- a CDS encoding DUF1588 domain-containing protein has translation MKLYLHLAFVLAIPCSAALAVESQPTAIQLPPEVRDALTAHCGDCHGADAQEGDVRFDGLDQLSLDAQLDLLNRAQDQLFFGLMPPDQPAGPENEELNHLRRWIRAELKSRDASKLDDKIRYPGNGNLVDHDLLFSAPITEKAYTPARRWLVSPQIFHERVIDVFGLTGQERDSYSKRGNTFYGVTNPFLLPERSGVRYFDNESLNSGHLSVMMDNAKWIAAKQIRAARVKTQEIGPNEYPNAKDRWAPRETPVALETIILKKGFPSDEEIAAAIQTQFDRVLRRPADESETAAYLDLTRNAIQVSGNTLGLQQMLVAVLLESEFLYRLEFGAGEPDQFGRQKLSPREASYAISYALGDRGPDPQLLRAAEEGRLNTREDYRREVERLLNDQNYYSGQIDPTLNGKHYRSNETPHPRTVRFFRDFLGYPGALKVFKDSSRSLGKYMNPERGTQGTPGRLVLEADRVITVHVENDQQVFERLLTFDEFFVYHDKDNKAGQQIIEEWRSVYETLKDADWKENPTAVLEANLEFIKSRKSLRLVDASRPGEFLNYMHYFEESFGQGKTPYTTPPWAHGYYLHHAPLYNLLPTPPVDRYGSWKSTEYRKNSDEAEYWDYPTQQPFKIENRLGILTHPAWLIAHSSNFHTDPVRRGRWVREKLLAGRVPDVPITVDAQVPEDPHKSFRQRVELVTEKNECWKCHQQMNPLGYAFEAFDDFGRFRSQEPLEYPEHQLKKGNGKSTFDEFETVPVVTTGELVGADPRLDGQVDDTFDLIDRLVRSDRVRQSIIRHAFRFYLGRNEMPSDAETLRDADRAYVESDGSFQAVIVSLLTSDSFMYRKPQ, from the coding sequence ATGAAGCTTTACCTGCACCTGGCCTTTGTGCTGGCGATCCCCTGCTCCGCCGCTTTGGCCGTGGAGTCGCAGCCCACCGCGATTCAATTGCCGCCCGAGGTTCGTGACGCACTCACTGCTCACTGCGGCGATTGCCATGGCGCCGATGCGCAAGAGGGAGACGTACGCTTCGACGGGCTCGACCAATTGAGTCTCGACGCTCAATTGGATCTGCTCAATCGAGCTCAAGATCAACTCTTCTTTGGCCTGATGCCCCCTGATCAGCCCGCTGGCCCGGAAAACGAAGAGCTGAACCACCTCCGCCGCTGGATTCGCGCCGAGCTGAAAAGTCGCGATGCGTCGAAACTGGACGACAAGATACGCTACCCCGGCAACGGCAATCTGGTCGATCATGACCTCCTCTTCTCGGCGCCCATTACAGAGAAAGCCTACACGCCCGCACGACGTTGGCTGGTGAGCCCGCAGATTTTTCATGAGCGCGTAATCGACGTCTTCGGGCTAACCGGGCAAGAACGCGACTCCTATTCCAAGCGGGGAAACACGTTTTACGGCGTTACCAATCCATTTCTGCTTCCCGAACGCTCAGGCGTTCGCTACTTCGATAACGAGTCGCTCAACAGCGGCCATTTGTCGGTGATGATGGACAACGCAAAATGGATCGCCGCCAAGCAGATTCGCGCCGCTCGCGTCAAAACGCAGGAAATCGGCCCCAACGAATATCCCAACGCGAAAGATCGCTGGGCGCCGCGTGAGACGCCGGTGGCGTTGGAGACCATCATCCTCAAAAAGGGGTTTCCCTCCGACGAAGAAATCGCCGCAGCGATTCAAACGCAATTCGACCGCGTGCTGCGAAGACCTGCGGACGAAAGCGAAACGGCGGCCTATCTCGATTTGACGCGTAACGCGATCCAGGTCAGTGGCAACACGCTGGGCCTACAGCAGATGCTGGTCGCAGTCCTATTGGAGTCGGAATTCCTCTACCGACTCGAGTTTGGCGCCGGCGAGCCCGATCAGTTTGGCCGCCAAAAACTCTCCCCCCGCGAAGCGAGCTATGCGATTTCCTACGCACTTGGCGATCGCGGCCCCGATCCTCAATTGCTTCGCGCCGCCGAAGAAGGCCGACTCAACACGCGTGAGGATTACCGCCGCGAAGTCGAGCGATTGCTAAACGACCAAAACTACTATAGCGGCCAGATCGATCCGACGCTCAACGGCAAGCACTACCGGTCGAACGAAACGCCCCATCCGCGCACCGTTCGTTTTTTTCGTGACTTCTTAGGCTACCCAGGCGCCTTGAAGGTATTCAAGGATAGCAGTCGCAGCCTTGGCAAATACATGAATCCCGAACGGGGCACTCAAGGAACGCCCGGTCGCTTGGTCCTGGAAGCCGACCGCGTCATAACGGTGCATGTCGAAAACGATCAGCAAGTCTTCGAGCGTCTGCTGACGTTCGACGAGTTTTTCGTCTATCACGACAAAGACAACAAAGCCGGCCAACAAATCATCGAAGAATGGCGCAGCGTCTATGAAACGCTGAAAGACGCCGACTGGAAAGAGAACCCAACGGCCGTCCTGGAAGCGAATCTGGAATTCATCAAGAGTCGCAAATCGCTCCGCCTTGTCGACGCATCCCGGCCCGGCGAATTTCTCAACTACATGCACTACTTCGAAGAGTCGTTCGGCCAAGGCAAAACTCCGTACACCACGCCTCCTTGGGCGCACGGCTATTACTTGCACCACGCGCCGCTCTACAACTTGCTCCCCACACCGCCCGTCGATCGCTATGGAAGTTGGAAGTCGACCGAGTATCGCAAGAATTCCGACGAAGCCGAGTATTGGGATTACCCGACGCAGCAGCCGTTCAAGATCGAGAACCGTCTAGGCATCCTCACCCATCCCGCCTGGCTGATCGCACACTCCTCCAACTTCCATACCGACCCGGTCCGCCGTGGTCGCTGGGTCCGCGAAAAGCTGCTAGCAGGCCGCGTTCCCGATGTGCCAATCACGGTCGACGCCCAAGTCCCTGAAGATCCGCACAAGTCGTTCCGCCAGCGTGTTGAACTGGTAACCGAGAAGAACGAATGCTGGAAGTGTCACCAGCAGATGAACCCGCTTGGCTACGCCTTCGAAGCCTTCGACGACTTCGGCCGCTTCCGCTCACAGGAACCGCTGGAATACCCTGAGCACCAACTCAAAAAAGGAAACGGCAAGTCGACCTTCGATGAATTTGAAACTGTCCCGGTCGTCACCACCGGGGAACTTGTCGGCGCCGATCCCCGCCTCGACGGTCAGGTCGACGATACCTTCGACCTGATCGATCGCCTGGTTCGTTCCGACCGCGTCCGTCAGTCGATCATTCGCCATGCATTTCGCTTTTACCTGGGACGCAACGAAATGCCGTCCGACGCGGAAACGCTGCGCGACGCCGATCGCGCGTACGTCGAAAGCGACGGCAGTTTTCAGGCCGTCATCGTCTCGTTGCTCACTTCCGATTCGTTCATGTATCGCAAACCGCAGTAA